A genomic region of Clavibacter michiganensis subsp. insidiosus contains the following coding sequences:
- a CDS encoding Bax inhibitor-1/YccA family protein, which translates to MANPTFSNNPVFNGRGATPTRDVTPESLDELYDRPSATPLETDRMSFEDTTVKTVSLLAIVVVLGAVAWLSGPLALPLAMLGAIGGLVLGLVNSFKKEPSVPLIVAYAAFEGLLVGGISRIFEGIAPGVATQALLGTAAVFATVLILFRSGKVRASAKATKIFMIAMIGYALFSLVNFALIAFGAIQSPYGMRDVVIFGIPLGVVLGLLAVVLASYSLVLDFDFIQRGVRSGAPRRYGWTAAFGLVVTIVWLYVELLRLFAILRGNN; encoded by the coding sequence ATGGCCAACCCCACGTTCTCCAACAACCCGGTCTTCAACGGCCGGGGAGCGACGCCCACGAGGGATGTGACCCCGGAGAGCCTCGACGAGCTCTATGACCGCCCGTCGGCGACGCCGCTCGAGACCGACCGCATGTCCTTCGAGGACACGACCGTCAAGACGGTCAGCCTGCTCGCGATCGTCGTCGTCCTCGGCGCCGTCGCGTGGCTCTCCGGCCCGCTCGCCCTCCCCCTCGCCATGCTCGGCGCCATCGGCGGCCTCGTGCTCGGCCTCGTCAACTCCTTCAAGAAGGAGCCGTCCGTCCCGCTCATCGTCGCCTACGCGGCGTTCGAGGGGCTGCTCGTCGGCGGCATCTCCCGCATCTTCGAGGGCATCGCGCCCGGTGTCGCCACGCAGGCCCTGCTCGGCACCGCCGCGGTCTTCGCGACCGTGCTGATCCTGTTCCGCAGCGGCAAGGTCCGGGCGTCCGCGAAGGCGACCAAGATCTTCATGATCGCGATGATCGGATACGCGCTGTTCTCGCTGGTGAACTTCGCCCTCATCGCGTTCGGCGCCATCCAGAGCCCGTATGGCATGCGCGACGTCGTGATCTTCGGCATCCCGCTCGGCGTCGTCTTGGGCCTGCTCGCGGTCGTGCTGGCCTCGTACTCCCTCGTCCTCGACTTCGACTTCATCCAGCGCGGCGTCCGCTCCGGCGCCCCGCGCCGCTACGGCTGGACCGCGGCGTTCGGCCTCGTGGTCACCATCGTGTGGCTGTACGTCGAGCTGCTCCGCCTCTTCGCGATCCTGCGCGGCAACAACTAG
- the guaA gene encoding glutamine-hydrolyzing GMP synthase yields the protein MSVDNPTNQRPVLVVDFGAQYAQLIARRVREANVYSEIVPSTITAEEIRAKDPSGIVLSGGPSSVYEEGSPGLDEGILDLGVPVLGICYGFQVMARALGGEVAHTGAREYGSTAVTLTPGSTLLDGQPDDQTVWMSHGDSVSKAPAGFEVLASSASTPVAAFASDERRLYGVQWHPEVKHSAHGQAVLENFLHRAAGIPGDWNSGNVIAEQVERIRAQVGDARVICGLSGGVDSAVAAAIVHRAVGDQLTCVFVDHGLLRQDERRQVEEDYVAATGVRLVTVDAADQFLDGLAGVTDPEAKRKIIGREFIRSFEGAAEALVLEAKADGEPIRFLVQGTLYPDVVESGGGTGTANIKSHHNVGGLPEDLKFELVEPLRTLFKDEVRAIGRELGLPEVIVGRQPFPGPGLGIRIVGEVTAERLELLRKADAIARAELTAAGLDGEIWQCPVVLLADVRSVGVQGDGRTYGHPIVLRPVSSEDAMTADWTRLPYDVLARISNRITNEVDGVNRVVLDVTSKPPGTIEWE from the coding sequence TTGAGCGTCGACAACCCCACGAACCAGCGCCCCGTCCTCGTCGTCGACTTCGGCGCCCAGTACGCGCAGCTGATCGCCCGCCGCGTCCGCGAGGCCAACGTCTACTCGGAGATCGTGCCGTCCACGATCACCGCCGAGGAGATCCGCGCGAAGGACCCGTCCGGCATCGTCCTGAGCGGCGGCCCGTCCAGCGTCTACGAGGAGGGCTCGCCCGGCCTCGACGAGGGCATCCTCGACCTCGGCGTCCCCGTGCTCGGCATCTGCTACGGCTTCCAGGTCATGGCCCGCGCGCTGGGCGGCGAGGTCGCGCACACCGGTGCCCGCGAGTACGGATCCACCGCCGTCACGCTCACGCCCGGCAGCACCCTGCTCGACGGCCAGCCCGACGACCAGACCGTGTGGATGAGCCACGGCGACTCCGTGTCGAAGGCTCCCGCGGGCTTCGAGGTGCTCGCATCGAGCGCCTCCACGCCGGTCGCCGCGTTCGCGAGCGACGAGCGCCGCCTCTACGGCGTGCAGTGGCACCCCGAGGTCAAGCACTCCGCCCACGGCCAGGCCGTGCTCGAGAACTTCCTGCACCGCGCCGCGGGCATCCCCGGCGACTGGAACAGCGGCAACGTCATCGCCGAGCAGGTCGAGCGGATCCGTGCCCAGGTCGGCGACGCCCGCGTCATCTGCGGCCTCTCCGGCGGCGTCGACTCCGCGGTCGCCGCGGCCATCGTGCACCGCGCGGTCGGCGACCAGCTCACCTGCGTCTTCGTCGACCACGGCCTCCTCCGCCAGGACGAGCGCCGCCAGGTCGAGGAGGACTACGTGGCCGCCACGGGCGTCCGCCTCGTCACGGTCGACGCGGCCGACCAGTTCCTCGACGGCCTCGCGGGCGTCACGGATCCCGAGGCCAAGCGCAAGATCATCGGCCGCGAGTTCATCCGGTCGTTCGAGGGCGCCGCGGAGGCGCTCGTGCTCGAGGCGAAGGCCGACGGCGAGCCGATCCGCTTCCTCGTGCAGGGCACGCTCTACCCGGACGTGGTGGAGTCGGGCGGCGGCACGGGCACCGCGAACATCAAGAGCCACCACAACGTCGGCGGCCTCCCGGAGGACCTCAAGTTCGAGCTCGTCGAGCCGCTCCGCACGCTGTTCAAGGACGAGGTGCGCGCCATCGGCCGCGAGCTCGGCCTGCCCGAGGTCATCGTGGGCCGCCAGCCGTTCCCCGGCCCCGGCCTCGGGATCCGCATCGTCGGCGAGGTCACGGCCGAGCGACTCGAGCTGCTGCGCAAGGCCGACGCCATCGCCCGCGCCGAGCTCACGGCAGCGGGCCTCGACGGCGAGATCTGGCAGTGCCCCGTCGTGCTGCTCGCGGACGTCCGCTCGGTCGGCGTGCAGGGCGACGGCCGCACCTACGGGCACCCCATCGTGCTGCGCCCCGTGTCCAGCGAGGACGCGATGACCGCGGACTGGACCCGCCTCCCGTACGACGTGCTCGCGCGCATCTCGAACCGCATCACGAACGAGGTCGACGGGGTGAACCGCGTCGTGCTCGACGTCACGTCGAAGCCGCCGGGCACCATCGAGTGGGAGTGA
- a CDS encoding SURF1 family cytochrome oxidase biogenesis protein — MTHAPDPRSDAVPRPDAATAGSGPGGSDAAGPTVGQVARRPRSLALLALALVIAAGFAALGQWQLARAVESGVVIERDTETALPLGTLVEPQGYVTDTSAGHMVTVAGSLVPGDFVVVSDRLNASRTGAWVVGHLAITDDGSADPAPDALPASVPVALGWTATDDEAAAVAAQLDAGDGSPTGSQEIVGRFLPSEQPEPAGEGQDPQRMTRLSTAALVNLWPGDVGDVYNGFIVASTPIAGLMAIDSPPPSEAVQLNWLNIFYAAEWAVFAIFAIVIWYRTVRDTWTREQPGYREDEDDDEDDDDPLPEGGRDHAVGAPRRGSRADADR, encoded by the coding sequence ATGACCCACGCACCCGACCCCCGCTCCGACGCCGTACCGCGTCCCGACGCCGCGACCGCGGGATCCGGCCCGGGCGGATCCGACGCCGCCGGCCCCACCGTCGGCCAGGTCGCCCGCCGCCCGCGCTCGCTCGCGCTGCTCGCGCTCGCGCTCGTCATCGCCGCGGGATTCGCGGCGCTCGGCCAGTGGCAGCTCGCGCGCGCGGTCGAGTCGGGCGTCGTCATCGAGCGCGACACCGAGACGGCCCTCCCGCTCGGCACGCTGGTCGAGCCGCAGGGCTACGTCACCGACACGTCCGCCGGCCACATGGTCACGGTCGCGGGCTCGCTCGTCCCCGGCGACTTCGTCGTCGTCTCGGACCGCCTCAACGCCAGCCGCACCGGCGCGTGGGTCGTCGGCCACCTCGCGATCACGGACGACGGCTCCGCGGATCCGGCGCCCGACGCGCTGCCCGCCAGCGTGCCGGTCGCGCTCGGCTGGACCGCGACCGACGACGAGGCGGCGGCCGTCGCGGCGCAGCTGGACGCGGGCGACGGATCCCCGACGGGGAGCCAGGAGATCGTCGGCCGCTTCCTCCCGAGCGAGCAGCCCGAGCCCGCGGGGGAGGGCCAGGACCCCCAGCGCATGACCCGGCTCAGCACGGCGGCGCTCGTCAACCTGTGGCCGGGCGACGTGGGCGACGTCTACAACGGCTTCATCGTCGCGTCGACCCCGATCGCCGGCCTCATGGCGATCGACTCCCCGCCGCCGAGCGAGGCCGTGCAGCTCAACTGGCTCAACATCTTCTACGCGGCCGAGTGGGCGGTCTTCGCGATCTTCGCGATCGTCATCTGGTACCGCACCGTCCGCGACACCTGGACCCGCGAGCAGCCCGGCTACCGCGAGGACGAGGACGACGACGAGGACGACGACGACCCGCTCCCCGAGGGGGGTCGCGACCACGCCGTCGGCGCTCCCCGGCGCGGGAGCCGCGCAGACGCCGACCGGTAG
- a CDS encoding glycerophosphodiester phosphodiesterase family protein, with the protein MPGVDHAPRPRPLVIAHRGASGYRPEHAAAAVRLGFAQGADAVEPDLVASSDGVLVIRHENELSGTTDVADRPEFADRRATRVVDGVERTGWFTEDMTWAEIRTLRCRERIPAARQDSATHDDQETVLSLPDLLRIIDQESARHGRPLGMVAEIKHATHFAALGMPLDELLARDLREHGWAEDASRLTIESFERTALLGVRAHGIAARLVYLLEGRGAAIDEVARHGDSAVTFEEQLTDAGLAALAAEVDGISVGLERICPAAGFGAGSGSGSGSGSGSGSGSGSVGEAAPVSDLVRRAHDAGLSVFTWTLRPENAFLPRPLRGPGPKSAHGDFRTHWGRLLDAGVDGVFADHPDLAVRLVEERAAAVGR; encoded by the coding sequence GTGCCCGGCGTGGATCACGCCCCTCGCCCTCGCCCCCTCGTCATCGCCCATCGCGGAGCCAGCGGCTACCGCCCCGAGCACGCCGCCGCCGCCGTGCGTCTCGGCTTCGCTCAGGGCGCGGACGCCGTCGAACCCGACCTCGTCGCCTCGTCCGACGGGGTGCTCGTCATCCGGCACGAGAACGAGCTGTCGGGCACGACCGACGTCGCCGACCGCCCGGAGTTCGCCGACCGCCGTGCCACGCGCGTCGTCGACGGCGTCGAGCGCACGGGCTGGTTCACCGAGGACATGACGTGGGCCGAGATCCGCACGCTGCGCTGCCGGGAGCGGATCCCCGCGGCCCGGCAGGACAGCGCTACCCACGACGACCAGGAGACCGTGCTCTCCCTGCCCGACCTGCTGCGGATCATCGACCAGGAGTCGGCACGCCACGGCCGCCCGCTCGGCATGGTCGCGGAGATCAAGCACGCCACGCACTTCGCCGCGCTCGGGATGCCGCTCGACGAGCTGCTCGCGCGCGACCTCCGCGAGCACGGCTGGGCGGAGGACGCCTCGCGCCTCACGATCGAGTCCTTCGAGCGGACCGCGCTCCTGGGCGTCCGGGCGCACGGCATCGCGGCGCGGCTGGTGTACCTCCTCGAGGGGCGCGGCGCGGCGATCGACGAGGTCGCGCGTCACGGCGACTCGGCCGTCACGTTCGAGGAGCAGCTGACCGACGCCGGGCTGGCGGCGCTCGCCGCCGAGGTGGACGGGATCAGCGTGGGCCTCGAGCGCATCTGCCCTGCCGCGGGATTCGGCGCTGGCTCCGGGTCGGGGTCTGGCTCCGGGTCTGGCTCCGGTTCGGGGTCTGGCTCCGTGGGCGAGGCAGCTCCCGTCTCCGACCTGGTCCGCCGCGCGCACGACGCCGGGCTCTCGGTCTTCACCTGGACGCTCCGTCCCGAGAACGCGTTCCTGCCCCGGCCCCTCCGCGGCCCCGGTCCGAAGTCCGCGCACGGCGACTTCCGCACGCACTGGGGACGGCTCCTCGACGCGGGCGTCGACGGCGTCTTCGCCGACCACCCGGATCTCGCGGTCCGGCTCGTGGAGGAGCGGGCGGCCGCCGTGGGGCGGTAG
- a CDS encoding cation:proton antiporter, which produces MHHGLDLIVLGLLFVLAYAFGQLGKRIGLPAIPIYMLVGLLASPSVDWFPLDFASGDIELIAVFGLILLLFNLGLEFDQDEFFGNAGKLIISGGSYVLINMGVGFAFGFALGWGSREALIIAGMTATSSSAIVTKLLIELNRLANDETPMILGVTVVEDIFIAVYLAIVSVVLSGETEPWAVVGQLAVSFAFLVVMFTVARKGGAFVSRFMRTRDVELFTVLFFGLAILFGGIGEVLGVTDAIGAFLIGLVLGATRVRNRIEQIAIPLRDVFGAFFFLNFGLALDPGEFPTVVVPVLLAVLMTVVLNIIAGQFVAWLNGHGAQAGINAAFILQNRGEFALILATLSLSAGLDERIQPFAGLYVLVMAIMGPLLAANSVRIGTAVLPTRYRSATKRAAEKAERDAERAGALALFEAAERGAQVPGDAYDDGSAVAGSRPGIAARGTPPGTGPEAEGAAAARRGTDEDATDDAGSARPTPDRRAEQAGQQSDHDTWTPPTREREPDY; this is translated from the coding sequence GTGCACCACGGCCTCGACCTCATCGTCCTCGGCCTGCTGTTCGTCCTCGCCTACGCGTTCGGCCAGCTCGGCAAGCGCATCGGCCTGCCCGCGATCCCCATCTACATGCTCGTCGGGCTCCTCGCGAGCCCGAGCGTCGACTGGTTCCCGCTCGACTTCGCGTCGGGCGACATCGAGCTCATCGCGGTCTTCGGCCTGATCCTCCTGCTCTTCAACCTCGGCCTGGAGTTCGACCAGGACGAGTTCTTCGGCAACGCCGGCAAGCTCATCATCTCGGGCGGCTCGTACGTGCTCATCAACATGGGCGTCGGGTTCGCGTTCGGGTTCGCCCTCGGCTGGGGCAGCCGCGAGGCCCTCATCATCGCGGGCATGACGGCGACGTCGTCGAGCGCCATCGTCACCAAGCTGCTCATCGAGCTGAACCGCCTGGCCAACGACGAGACGCCCATGATCCTGGGCGTCACCGTGGTCGAGGACATCTTCATCGCCGTCTACCTCGCCATCGTGTCCGTCGTGCTGAGCGGCGAGACCGAGCCGTGGGCGGTGGTCGGGCAGCTCGCGGTGTCGTTCGCCTTCCTCGTGGTGATGTTCACGGTCGCGCGCAAGGGCGGGGCGTTCGTCTCACGGTTCATGCGCACGCGCGACGTCGAGCTGTTCACCGTCCTGTTCTTCGGGCTCGCGATCCTGTTCGGCGGCATCGGCGAGGTGCTCGGCGTCACCGACGCGATCGGCGCCTTCCTCATCGGCCTCGTGCTCGGCGCGACGCGCGTGCGCAACCGCATCGAGCAGATCGCCATCCCGTTGCGCGACGTCTTCGGCGCGTTCTTCTTCCTCAACTTCGGCCTGGCGCTGGATCCCGGCGAGTTCCCCACCGTCGTCGTCCCGGTGCTCCTCGCCGTGCTCATGACGGTCGTGCTCAACATCATCGCCGGGCAGTTCGTCGCGTGGCTCAACGGGCACGGCGCGCAGGCCGGCATCAACGCGGCCTTCATCCTGCAGAACCGCGGCGAGTTCGCGCTCATCCTCGCGACTCTCTCGCTGTCGGCAGGGCTCGACGAGCGGATCCAGCCGTTCGCGGGCCTGTACGTGCTGGTGATGGCGATCATGGGGCCGCTCCTCGCCGCGAACTCGGTGCGCATCGGGACGGCCGTGCTGCCCACGCGGTACCGCTCGGCCACGAAGCGCGCGGCCGAGAAGGCCGAGCGCGACGCGGAGCGGGCCGGCGCGCTCGCCCTGTTCGAGGCGGCGGAGCGCGGCGCGCAGGTGCCCGGCGACGCCTACGACGACGGCTCGGCCGTGGCGGGATCGCGCCCGGGCATCGCGGCGCGCGGCACGCCGCCGGGCACCGGCCCCGAGGCCGAGGGCGCCGCCGCCGCTCGGCGGGGCACCGACGAGGACGCCACCGACGACGCGGGGTCCGCGCGGCCCACGCCCGACCGCCGAGCCGAGCAGGCCGGCCAGCAGTCCGACCACGACACCTGGACCCCACCCACCCGCGAACGGGAACCCGACTACTGA
- a CDS encoding GuaB3 family IMP dehydrogenase-related protein yields MSDVEIGRAKRARRVYAFDDIAIVPSRRTRDPQDVSVSWSIDAYQFEIPFLAAPMDSVVSPATAIAMGRFGGLGVLDLEGLWTRYEHPERLLEEIRSLPPESATARMQQIYSEPIKPELITARIAEIRAAGVVVAAALSPQRTADHYETVVAAGVDLFVIRGTTVSAEHVSKGAAPLNLKKFIYELDVPVIVGGAATYTAALHLMRTGAAGVLVGFGGGAASTTRSTLGIHAPMATALSDVAGARRDYMDESGGRYVHVIADGGLGSSGDIVKAIAVGADAVMLGSTLARATDAPGQGFHWGAEAHHSELPRGHRVRVDQVAPLEQILYGPSTTADGSANLVGALRRAMATTGYSDLKEFQRVEVVVAPYGK; encoded by the coding sequence GTGAGTGATGTAGAGATCGGCCGCGCCAAGCGGGCCCGCCGTGTGTACGCGTTCGACGACATCGCCATCGTCCCGTCCCGGCGCACGCGCGACCCGCAGGACGTCTCGGTCTCGTGGTCCATCGACGCGTACCAGTTCGAGATCCCGTTCCTCGCCGCGCCCATGGACTCGGTCGTCTCTCCGGCGACGGCCATCGCGATGGGGCGCTTCGGCGGCCTCGGCGTCCTCGACCTCGAGGGCCTCTGGACCCGGTACGAGCACCCCGAGCGCCTGCTCGAGGAGATCCGGTCGCTGCCGCCCGAGTCGGCCACCGCCCGCATGCAGCAGATCTACTCCGAGCCGATCAAGCCGGAGCTCATCACGGCGCGCATCGCGGAGATCCGCGCGGCCGGCGTCGTCGTCGCCGCGGCCCTCTCGCCCCAGCGCACCGCCGACCACTACGAGACCGTGGTCGCCGCCGGCGTCGACCTCTTCGTCATCCGCGGCACCACCGTCTCGGCCGAGCACGTCTCCAAGGGCGCGGCCCCGCTCAACCTCAAGAAGTTCATCTACGAGCTCGACGTCCCCGTCATCGTCGGCGGAGCGGCCACCTACACGGCCGCCCTGCACCTCATGCGCACGGGCGCGGCGGGCGTGCTCGTCGGCTTCGGCGGGGGAGCGGCGTCCACGACGCGCTCGACCCTCGGGATCCATGCGCCCATGGCCACGGCGCTCTCGGACGTCGCGGGAGCCCGCCGCGACTACATGGACGAGTCCGGCGGCCGCTACGTGCACGTCATTGCCGACGGCGGCCTCGGCAGCTCGGGCGACATCGTCAAGGCCATCGCGGTCGGCGCCGACGCGGTCATGCTCGGCTCCACGCTCGCCCGCGCCACGGACGCGCCCGGCCAGGGCTTCCACTGGGGCGCCGAGGCGCACCACTCCGAGCTGCCCCGCGGCCACCGCGTGCGCGTCGACCAGGTCGCGCCGCTCGAGCAGATCCTCTACGGCCCGTCCACCACGGCCGACGGCAGCGCCAACCTGGTCGGCGCCCTGCGCCGGGCCATGGCCACCACCGGCTACTCCGACCTCAAGGAGTTCCAGCGCGTCGAGGTCGTCGTCGCGCCGTACGGCAAGTAG
- a CDS encoding DUF3817 domain-containing protein: protein MAYGLKRSDVPQIRRVLGFYRVMAFITGAFLLLLVVEMGIKYLPGFQFVDGSLQYLAGAGYELELNGPSGLLALSPADTLTGTNLSLLIQIVHGNIYVVYLISDFLLWQKMRWSFTRFILIAAGGVVPFLSFIVEARIARRVRETIAELEAPRRKAPAADDRDDADPRPIDPTTTTEATT, encoded by the coding sequence ATGGCCTACGGACTCAAGCGCTCCGACGTCCCGCAGATCCGGAGGGTCCTCGGCTTCTACCGCGTCATGGCGTTCATCACCGGCGCGTTCCTCCTCCTCCTCGTCGTGGAGATGGGCATCAAGTACCTGCCCGGCTTCCAGTTCGTCGACGGATCGCTGCAGTACCTCGCCGGCGCGGGCTACGAGCTCGAGCTGAACGGCCCGTCCGGGCTCCTCGCGCTCTCGCCCGCGGACACGCTCACGGGCACGAACCTGAGCCTCCTGATCCAGATCGTCCACGGCAACATCTACGTGGTCTACCTCATCAGCGACTTCCTGCTCTGGCAGAAGATGCGCTGGTCGTTCACCCGCTTCATCCTCATCGCCGCGGGCGGCGTGGTGCCGTTCCTCTCCTTCATCGTCGAGGCGCGCATCGCCCGCCGGGTGCGGGAGACCATCGCGGAGCTCGAGGCGCCCCGCCGGAAGGCCCCCGCCGCCGACGACCGCGACGACGCGGATCCCCGACCCATCGACCCGACCACCACCACGGAGGCCACCACTTGA
- a CDS encoding ATP-dependent helicase gives MSADPAALRPSSTPIILDGRSGADGGAGAPADPLLEGLNPEQREAVVYRGPALLIVAGAGSGKTRVLTHRIASLIESREAWPSQILAITFTNKAAAEMRERVESLLGQASEGMWISTFHSACVRILRREAEAFGFTQNFTIYDSADSRVLIKRIIKQLDADTLGFTVSSVSGRISKLKNELSDADTFARTANFNDPAEAMFVEIFRQYTRSLASANAFDFDDLIGQTVYLFRAFPKVAALYQRRFRHVLVDEYQDTNHAQYSLIRELTRAVAPEDVPVDTRMSTNGMGGIDGASLTVVGDSDQSIYAFRGADIRNITEFERDFPQSKVVLLEQNYRSTQNILTAANAVISNNFDRKDKKLWTSIGDGDKIIGFTGYSGHDEAQFVADEIQKLHEEGTAYSEIAVFYRTNAQTRALEEILIRSAVPYRIMGGTKFYERAEIKDAMAYLVAVANPADVLALRRILNTPKRGIGPATETALANFAESHGVTFREAMRRASELGLGPKVTQAILTLSRMLDEVALLLGPDRPEGRTSVGDLVTTLLEKSGLVQALRASKDAQDEARAENVEELVAVTKEFSRNNPEGQLVDFLTEVSLVAAADELDDSSGTVSLMTLHTAKGLEYDSVFLTGVEEDLLPHRMSANEPGGPAEERRLFYVGITRARRRLFISLAMTRAQFGEVNVAMPSRYLQEIPAELIDWKQSPGMATSRGGTQPRALNARREGGGYGGRSRSSSGFEDPALPPPPRPKTQWANTVTGQVRDNGDLELAFGDRIRHTDFGDGRVTGVTGEGRKRIAEVQFDGPAGRKRLLIKIAPIEKL, from the coding sequence ATGAGTGCCGACCCCGCCGCCCTTCGCCCCTCCAGCACGCCGATCATCCTCGACGGCCGGTCGGGCGCCGACGGAGGGGCGGGAGCCCCGGCGGATCCGCTCCTCGAGGGCCTCAACCCGGAGCAGCGCGAGGCCGTCGTGTACCGGGGTCCCGCCCTGCTGATCGTGGCGGGCGCCGGATCCGGCAAGACGCGTGTGCTGACGCACCGCATCGCGAGCCTCATCGAGTCCCGGGAGGCGTGGCCGAGCCAGATCCTCGCCATCACCTTCACGAACAAGGCCGCCGCCGAGATGCGCGAGCGCGTCGAGTCGCTGCTCGGGCAGGCATCCGAGGGCATGTGGATCTCGACGTTCCACTCCGCGTGCGTGCGCATCCTCCGACGCGAGGCGGAGGCGTTCGGCTTCACGCAGAACTTCACCATCTACGACTCCGCGGACAGCCGCGTGCTCATCAAGCGGATCATCAAGCAGCTCGACGCGGACACGCTCGGCTTCACCGTCTCGTCGGTGTCCGGCCGCATCTCGAAGCTCAAGAACGAGCTGTCGGACGCGGACACGTTCGCGCGCACGGCCAACTTCAATGACCCGGCCGAGGCCATGTTCGTGGAGATCTTCCGGCAGTACACGCGCTCGCTCGCCTCCGCCAACGCGTTCGACTTCGACGACCTCATCGGGCAGACCGTCTACCTCTTCCGCGCGTTCCCCAAGGTCGCGGCGCTCTACCAGCGGCGCTTCCGGCACGTGCTGGTGGACGAGTACCAGGACACGAACCACGCGCAGTACTCGCTCATCCGCGAGCTCACCCGCGCCGTGGCCCCGGAGGACGTGCCCGTCGACACGCGCATGTCCACGAACGGCATGGGCGGGATCGACGGGGCGTCGCTCACCGTGGTGGGCGACAGCGACCAGTCCATCTACGCGTTCCGCGGGGCCGACATCCGCAACATCACCGAGTTCGAGCGCGACTTCCCGCAGTCGAAGGTCGTGCTCCTCGAGCAGAACTACCGGTCGACCCAGAACATCCTCACCGCCGCCAACGCCGTCATCTCGAACAACTTCGACCGCAAGGACAAGAAGCTGTGGACGTCCATCGGCGACGGCGACAAGATCATCGGCTTCACCGGGTACTCGGGCCACGACGAGGCGCAGTTCGTCGCCGACGAGATCCAGAAGCTCCACGAGGAGGGCACCGCCTACTCCGAGATCGCCGTCTTCTACCGCACCAACGCGCAGACGCGCGCGCTCGAGGAGATCCTCATCCGCTCGGCCGTCCCCTACCGGATCATGGGCGGCACGAAGTTCTACGAGCGGGCCGAGATCAAGGACGCCATGGCGTACCTAGTCGCCGTGGCGAACCCCGCGGACGTGCTGGCACTCCGGCGCATCCTCAACACCCCGAAGCGGGGCATCGGCCCCGCCACGGAGACGGCCCTGGCCAACTTCGCGGAGTCGCACGGCGTGACCTTCCGCGAGGCCATGCGCCGCGCGTCTGAGCTGGGTCTCGGGCCCAAGGTGACGCAGGCGATCCTCACGCTCTCGCGCATGCTCGACGAGGTGGCGCTGCTGCTGGGCCCCGACCGCCCGGAGGGGCGCACCTCCGTGGGCGACCTGGTGACCACGCTGCTCGAGAAGAGCGGCCTGGTGCAGGCGCTGCGGGCGAGCAAGGACGCGCAGGACGAAGCACGCGCCGAGAACGTCGAGGAGCTCGTCGCCGTGACGAAGGAGTTCTCGCGCAACAACCCCGAGGGCCAGCTGGTCGACTTCCTCACGGAGGTCTCGCTCGTCGCCGCGGCGGACGAGCTCGACGACTCGAGCGGCACCGTGTCCCTCATGACCCTCCACACGGCGAAGGGCCTCGAGTACGACTCGGTGTTCCTCACCGGCGTCGAGGAGGATCTGCTGCCGCACCGCATGTCGGCCAACGAGCCCGGCGGGCCGGCGGAGGAGCGCCGCCTGTTCTACGTCGGCATCACGCGCGCCCGCCGGCGCCTGTTCATCTCCCTGGCCATGACCCGGGCCCAGTTCGGCGAGGTGAACGTCGCGATGCCCAGCCGGTACCTGCAGGAGATCCCGGCGGAGCTCATCGACTGGAAGCAGTCGCCCGGGATGGCCACGTCGCGCGGTGGCACCCAACCCCGCGCTCTCAACGCCCGGCGCGAGGGGGGCGGGTACGGCGGTCGATCCCGGTCCTCGAGCGGCTTCGAGGATCCGGCCCTGCCGCCGCCCCCGCGCCCCAAGACCCAGTGGGCCAACACGGTCACCGGCCAGGTGCGCGACAACGGCGACCTCGAGCTCGCGTTCGGCGACCGCATCCGTCACACCGACTTCGGCGACGGCCGCGTCACGGGCGTCACGGGCGAGGGGCGCAAGCGCATCGCCGAGGTGCAGTTCGACGGACCGGCGGGCCGCAAGCGCCTGCTCATCAAGATCGCGCCCATCGAGAAGCTCTAG
- a CDS encoding cation:proton antiporter regulatory subunit, whose translation MAEVRRVKLPGVGVLHTFITDDGGKVGVIAHRSGHSDLITFSEEQDGPDTQKVSLRLSEDEAHTLAELLGGTRITESLDKLDQIPGLSIDWFTVDYDDHIAGQALGNLASRGVVGLTVVAVVRGESANPAPSDDFTVYPGDTLVVAGSPEKVAKAFAFYRTGEFPHRPAPGSAPDGG comes from the coding sequence ATGGCGGAGGTCCGTCGCGTCAAGCTGCCGGGTGTCGGCGTGCTGCACACCTTCATCACCGACGACGGGGGCAAGGTCGGCGTCATCGCCCACCGCTCCGGCCACAGCGACCTGATCACCTTCTCCGAGGAGCAGGACGGGCCCGACACCCAGAAGGTGTCGCTCCGCCTCAGCGAGGACGAGGCGCACACGCTGGCCGAGCTCCTCGGCGGCACGCGCATCACCGAGTCCCTCGACAAGCTCGACCAGATCCCGGGCCTCAGCATCGACTGGTTCACGGTCGACTACGACGACCACATCGCCGGCCAGGCGCTCGGCAACCTCGCATCGCGCGGCGTCGTCGGCCTCACCGTCGTGGCGGTCGTGCGCGGCGAGTCCGCGAACCCCGCGCCGTCCGACGACTTCACCGTCTATCCGGGCGACACGCTCGTCGTCGCCGGATCCCCCGAGAAGGTCGCCAAGGCCTTCGCGTTCTACCGGACGGGCGAGTTCCCGCACCGCCCCGCGCCCGGCTCCGCGCCGGACGGAGGGTAG